From bacterium:
GTCGATGGATGCTCCACCAAGTATAACCCCATTGCGGATCACGCTCGCCATCAAGTCAACCGAATAGTATTCGACTACCAATCGCTTTAATCGGCTTTTCTCAATCTCCAACTCTTTGAGCCGCCTGGCTTGGTCCACACGCATTCTGCCGTATTCCTTCCTCCACCGGTAGAACGTGTTTTTTGTCAGGCCTATCTTCCGAATCGCGCACTCGATCGTTTCCCCTCTGGCGGTCATTACCTCCGCTTCCCGAAGCTTATTAATAATCTGCTCTGCTGTGTAACCTTTC
This genomic window contains:
- a CDS encoding transposase, translating into MSQKGYTAEQIINKLREAEVMTARGETIECAIRKIGLTKNTFYRWRKEYGRMRVDQARRLKELEIEKSRLKRLVVEYYSVDLMASVIRNGVILGGASIDRGIDLSFLHGFHSFEGISLEVVGHKCPVRLRPVDGEVTSEFVHAVKNLIIEKI